A single genomic interval of Psychroserpens sp. NJDZ02 harbors:
- a CDS encoding MFS transporter yields the protein MKVKGLRWWVVGLVALAAVINYIDRQAFGALWPDIAKDLFPEMDKDGHKVIFGTISTVFILSYAGGQALFGKIFDWIGTRMGFALSIGVWSVATMVHALAQGMLSFSIFRSILGVAEAGNWPGAAKANAEWFPTKERALAQGVFNSGAAIGGIVAYPVIGLLSAYLEWKSIFIVVGILGLLWLLPWLFIVKSGPKTHPWLSDDERKYILSGQKNQDVDEDGNYDDGYVPDTGQLLKHKESWGVIIASAALDPIWWLFIVWIPIYLSEVFGMNVKEIAFSAWVPYVGAMIGAWYGGLLAQKKLNFGWTVDKTRKYVITLGCVIMIPCFILLKYPGAPQVLGVFGVQEAAALTMADPQVKKIMDNEAFKDLKSDKDFIESIAGNSTNEIKSNPRFKKAYQSAVWKTPKAEAEKEERLLPKYGPPSDFGIAALASLSEINKARNTAALIAVIIMAILLFGFQVAIGNIQTLPSDLFGGKIVGTLSGFAGMAAKLGAAGLTLLVTFITTGGNYTPAFLIGGALAIVALLAVWLLCPKIEPLKPRS from the coding sequence ATGAAAGTAAAAGGATTAAGATGGTGGGTAGTAGGGCTAGTGGCTTTGGCGGCGGTCATTAATTACATCGATAGACAAGCTTTTGGAGCACTATGGCCTGACATTGCTAAAGATTTATTTCCTGAAATGGACAAGGATGGACATAAGGTTATTTTTGGTACCATATCAACAGTCTTTATACTGTCTTATGCCGGAGGTCAGGCCCTTTTTGGTAAAATTTTTGACTGGATAGGTACTAGAATGGGGTTTGCTTTATCTATTGGTGTTTGGTCTGTGGCAACTATGGTTCACGCCTTAGCCCAAGGGATGTTAAGTTTTTCGATATTTAGATCAATATTAGGTGTTGCCGAAGCTGGAAATTGGCCTGGCGCAGCTAAAGCTAATGCAGAGTGGTTTCCAACAAAAGAGAGAGCGCTGGCTCAAGGTGTTTTTAATTCAGGAGCTGCTATTGGAGGTATTGTTGCTTATCCTGTTATTGGTTTATTATCTGCTTATTTAGAGTGGAAATCCATTTTTATTGTTGTAGGTATACTTGGGTTATTATGGTTATTACCTTGGTTGTTCATTGTAAAATCAGGTCCAAAGACACATCCTTGGTTGTCTGACGATGAAAGAAAATATATCCTTTCTGGTCAAAAAAATCAAGATGTTGATGAAGATGGTAATTATGATGATGGATATGTGCCTGATACTGGACAGTTGCTTAAGCATAAAGAAAGTTGGGGAGTAATAATTGCTTCGGCAGCACTTGATCCTATCTGGTGGTTGTTTATTGTTTGGATTCCTATATATTTATCTGAGGTATTTGGTATGAATGTAAAAGAAATTGCATTTTCAGCTTGGGTTCCTTATGTAGGAGCAATGATTGGTGCATGGTATGGAGGTTTACTTGCTCAAAAAAAGCTAAATTTTGGATGGACTGTAGATAAGACCCGTAAGTATGTTATTACATTGGGATGTGTAATAATGATTCCATGTTTTATTCTATTAAAATACCCTGGTGCACCGCAAGTTTTAGGAGTTTTTGGAGTTCAAGAAGCTGCTGCTTTAACAATGGCTGATCCACAAGTTAAAAAGATAATGGATAATGAAGCATTCAAAGATTTAAAATCGGATAAAGATTTTATTGAAAGCATTGCTGGAAATAGTACTAATGAAATTAAATCTAATCCTAGATTTAAGAAAGCATATCAATCTGCTGTTTGGAAAACACCAAAAGCAGAAGCAGAAAAAGAAGAACGTTTGTTGCCAAAATATGGACCACCGTCAGATTTTGGAATTGCGGCGCTTGCGTCTTTATCAGAAATTAATAAGGCTAGAAATACTGCAGCATTAATTGCAGTTATAATTATGGCAATATTATTATTTGGTTTTCAAGTGGCGATAGGTAATATTCAAACACTACCAAGCGATCTTTTTGGAGGTAAAATTGTGGGTACTTTGTCTGGTTTTGCAGGTATGGCTGCCAAGTTAGGAGCAGCGGGATTAACACTTTTAGTAACATTTATTACAACAGGAGGTAATTATACACCTGCATTTTTAATAGGAGGCGCTTTAGCAATAGTTGCACTTTTAGCAGTTTGGCTATTATGTCCAAAAATAGAACCACTAAAACCAAGAAGTTAA
- a CDS encoding SDR family NAD(P)-dependent oxidoreductase, translating to MSNTTGKVAIVTGATGGIGFEVAKRLGKDGYTVVLNGIDDKAGAEKLEELKSEGITAEYYGFDVTNEAEVTSNIQAIGNKYGRIDVLVNNAGGLGGRSRFEEMTTEFYKNVMALNLDSVFYASRAAIPFLKSGEHPSIINYTSNAGWTAGGPGAGIYGTSKAGVHAITRALAKDLAEYGIRVNAVSPGTIDTPFHAQIKATKPEVFASWANNIMLGRLGQPEDVAGVISFLASKDASFITAETIQIGGGQALGI from the coding sequence ATGAGTAATACAACAGGAAAAGTTGCAATAGTAACAGGAGCAACAGGAGGTATCGGTTTTGAAGTAGCAAAAAGATTAGGTAAAGACGGATATACTGTAGTTTTAAATGGTATAGATGATAAGGCTGGAGCGGAGAAGCTTGAGGAGCTAAAATCTGAAGGAATTACAGCAGAATACTATGGTTTTGATGTAACAAATGAAGCAGAGGTAACGTCAAATATTCAGGCGATAGGTAATAAGTATGGTAGAATTGATGTACTTGTAAACAATGCAGGTGGATTAGGTGGACGTTCTAGATTTGAAGAAATGACTACTGAGTTTTACAAAAACGTAATGGCGTTAAACTTGGATTCTGTATTTTATGCATCAAGAGCAGCAATACCTTTTCTTAAATCAGGAGAGCACCCTTCAATAATTAATTACACATCTAATGCAGGATGGACTGCAGGAGGACCAGGAGCAGGTATTTACGGAACGTCTAAAGCAGGTGTGCACGCAATTACTAGAGCTTTAGCTAAAGATTTAGCTGAATATGGTATCAGAGTAAATGCAGTATCTCCAGGGACTATTGACACGCCTTTTCATGCACAAATTAAAGCAACTAAACCAGAGGTTTTCGCTTCTTGGGCAAACAATATTATGTTAGGGAGATTAGGTCAACCAGAAGATGTTGCTGGAGTAATCTCATTCTTAGCAAGTAAGGATGCCTCTTTCATTACTGCGGAAACTATCCAGATTGGTGGTGGTCAAGCTTTAGGGATTTAA
- a CDS encoding RagB/SusD family nutrient uptake outer membrane protein, with amino-acid sequence MKKISILLGSLLFITSCSTDLEQSPSNIANSDSLSDFEGVLNAAYYYQLGAVTPIAVMGEFRSDNAVMDESPYTEFDEYDNGLTAMEDQFFGPFYTAIYKSILSANNVIENSSNDVQVGEAKFLRALSYFKLVQVFGDVTVNLLAAPSLTDTSVLVRRPAAEVYNNVIIPDLNSAMALLGTTSANGRASSYAAQSLLGKVYVAMGDFINAEPHLAAVVNGASAAGVSLKTNFDEIFGAQNEVENSEIIFSTQITGSVTDEYSFGSDFWNWFVGDDSKADLPVDPDLVAAFDASDANGGGTDLRRAVTLSADGLTAVKFPKEGGLGPEHDWIELRLADLILLYAETLNENASPASTVLPLLDDIRTRAGLNSLTGTISSQADVRQAIADERRLELAFEGHRWFDLVRTNTVDSEMGVTVNSNYYLFPVPVSEILATDGVITQNAGY; translated from the coding sequence ATGAAAAAAATATCTATATTACTAGGATCATTGCTTTTCATAACATCATGTTCGACGGATTTAGAACAATCTCCGTCTAATATTGCTAATTCAGATTCTTTATCAGATTTTGAAGGTGTTTTGAATGCTGCATATTATTATCAATTAGGTGCTGTAACACCAATTGCTGTTATGGGAGAGTTTAGATCGGATAATGCGGTAATGGACGAATCTCCATATACAGAATTTGATGAATATGATAATGGATTAACGGCTATGGAAGATCAGTTTTTTGGGCCGTTTTATACCGCTATTTATAAATCAATATTGAGTGCTAATAATGTAATAGAAAATTCTTCTAATGATGTTCAAGTTGGTGAGGCTAAATTCTTGAGAGCTTTATCTTATTTTAAATTAGTCCAAGTTTTTGGAGATGTTACTGTTAATTTATTGGCAGCGCCAAGTTTAACTGATACATCTGTTTTGGTAAGACGACCTGCGGCAGAGGTATACAATAATGTTATTATTCCTGATTTAAATAGCGCTATGGCCTTGTTAGGCACAACTAGTGCTAATGGAAGAGCTTCTAGTTATGCGGCTCAGAGTTTATTAGGTAAGGTGTATGTGGCAATGGGCGATTTTATTAATGCTGAGCCGCATTTAGCGGCTGTTGTCAATGGAGCATCAGCAGCAGGAGTAAGTTTGAAAACTAATTTCGACGAAATTTTTGGAGCTCAAAATGAAGTAGAAAACTCTGAAATTATTTTTTCTACTCAAATAACAGGATCTGTTACAGATGAGTATTCATTTGGTTCGGATTTTTGGAATTGGTTTGTAGGAGATGATTCAAAAGCTGATTTACCAGTTGACCCTGATTTAGTAGCAGCATTTGATGCTAGTGATGCTAATGGTGGTGGTACCGATTTAAGAAGGGCTGTGACGCTTAGTGCAGATGGTTTAACTGCTGTAAAATTTCCTAAAGAAGGAGGCTTAGGTCCAGAGCATGATTGGATAGAATTGAGATTGGCAGATTTAATTTTATTATATGCTGAAACATTGAATGAAAATGCGTCTCCTGCTTCTACCGTACTTCCTTTATTGGATGATATAAGAACTAGAGCTGGTTTAAATAGCTTAACAGGAACAATCAGTTCTCAGGCTGATGTTAGGCAAGCTATTGCAGATGAAAGAAGATTAGAATTAGCATTTGAAGGACATAGATGGTTTGATTTAGTTAGAACAAATACCGTGGATTCAGAAATGGGAGTTACCGTTAATAGTAATTATTATTTATTCCCTGTTCCTGTATCAGAAATATTAGCTACGGATGGTGTGATTACTCAAAATGCGGGTTATTAA
- a CDS encoding alginate lyase family protein: MTFNKNFILRFALVAIVLTAFSCKKENAAHTNSKAETATTIKTTMHPNLILTARGVKDIRAQLGSIPIFDTTLKTVQEEIDAEIALGIETPIPLDYSGGYTHVRHKRNMVVLQKAGVLYQILDDEKYAKYVKDMLMQYEAMYKTLPLHPKTRSYARGKLFWQCLNDANWLVYVSQAYDCVYNYLSEEERTKLETNLFKPFADHISVDSPQFYQRVHNHSTWGNAAVGMIGLVMDDQELIDRALYGIKDLKLDTEEKDDDGGFLNKDGKAGFLANIEEPFSPDGYYNEGPYYQRYAMYPFLVFAEGLHNVKPELKIFEYKNGVLLKSINALLNLSDADGDFFPLNDGQKGMSYYNDALVTAVDISYHFGNQDAGLLSVAEKQDKVLLDDSGLAVALGIKNGETIPFDKKSINLSDGPNGTQGGVGILRNEPLELVFKYAAQGSSHGHYDKLSYSLYENGEEVIQDYGLARFVNIEQKGGGNYLKENKTWAKQTIAHNTVTQNEASHFNGKYEIGSKHHSVLHYFSSDHAGVQVVSAKEVNAYPGTEMLRTMAIIKDPDFEKPYVLDIMKIISNKVNQYDFPYYFFGQVLAANFEYKTPETLKPLGSKNGYQHLYVEATAKASDVNSKFSWLNNRKFYTLTTVTNAEDDLMFTRIGANDPEFNLRRDPALLLRRKNTKNTLFVSTIEAHGSYSPVSESAVNSNSNIKELKVVLDTEEYTAIAITDINSVTKLFITANKKASEEAKHTLKINGVEYQWSGAYYFE; encoded by the coding sequence ATGACATTTAATAAAAACTTCATATTAAGATTTGCTTTAGTCGCGATTGTATTGACTGCGTTTTCTTGTAAAAAAGAAAATGCAGCGCATACAAATAGTAAAGCGGAAACGGCGACAACAATAAAAACAACAATGCATCCTAATTTGATTTTAACTGCTCGAGGCGTTAAAGATATTAGAGCGCAATTAGGGAGTATTCCTATTTTTGATACAACCCTAAAAACGGTGCAAGAAGAAATAGATGCCGAGATTGCATTAGGTATTGAGACACCGATTCCATTAGATTATTCTGGAGGTTATACGCATGTACGTCATAAACGTAATATGGTTGTATTGCAAAAAGCGGGTGTGTTATATCAAATTTTGGATGACGAAAAATATGCTAAGTATGTAAAGGATATGTTGATGCAATATGAGGCTATGTATAAAACATTACCACTGCATCCAAAAACTAGATCGTATGCAAGAGGTAAATTGTTTTGGCAGTGTTTAAACGATGCTAATTGGTTAGTGTACGTGAGTCAAGCTTATGATTGTGTTTATAATTATTTGTCCGAAGAAGAGCGTACTAAGCTAGAGACAAATTTGTTTAAGCCATTTGCAGATCATATTTCTGTAGATAGTCCACAGTTTTACCAAAGAGTGCATAACCATAGTACTTGGGGTAATGCAGCAGTAGGTATGATTGGTTTGGTGATGGACGATCAAGAATTAATTGATCGTGCTCTGTACGGTATTAAAGATTTAAAATTAGATACTGAAGAAAAAGATGATGATGGCGGGTTTTTAAATAAAGATGGTAAAGCTGGTTTTTTAGCGAATATCGAAGAGCCATTTTCTCCAGATGGTTATTATAATGAAGGGCCATATTATCAACGCTATGCAATGTATCCGTTTTTAGTTTTTGCTGAAGGATTACATAATGTTAAACCAGAATTAAAGATTTTTGAGTATAAAAATGGGGTGTTATTAAAATCCATTAATGCGCTTTTGAACTTATCAGATGCAGATGGTGATTTTTTTCCGCTTAATGATGGTCAAAAAGGAATGTCTTACTATAATGATGCTTTAGTTACAGCAGTAGATATTTCATATCATTTTGGAAATCAGGATGCAGGATTATTAAGTGTAGCAGAGAAACAGGACAAAGTGTTATTGGACGACTCGGGGTTAGCAGTAGCGCTCGGGATTAAAAATGGCGAAACAATACCGTTTGATAAAAAATCGATTAATTTATCTGATGGGCCAAATGGAACACAAGGTGGTGTTGGTATTTTGAGAAATGAACCATTAGAGCTTGTTTTTAAATATGCAGCTCAAGGATCTAGCCATGGTCATTATGATAAGTTGTCATATTCTTTATATGAAAATGGAGAAGAAGTTATTCAAGATTATGGTTTAGCACGTTTTGTAAATATTGAACAAAAAGGAGGCGGAAACTATCTAAAGGAAAACAAGACCTGGGCAAAACAAACGATAGCTCATAATACAGTAACGCAAAATGAAGCGTCTCATTTTAACGGTAAATACGAAATAGGAAGTAAACACCATTCCGTATTACACTATTTTTCTTCAGACCATGCAGGTGTGCAAGTCGTAAGTGCAAAAGAAGTAAATGCTTATCCTGGGACAGAAATGCTTCGTACTATGGCGATTATCAAAGATCCAGATTTCGAAAAACCATATGTGTTGGATATTATGAAAATTATATCCAATAAAGTCAATCAATATGATTTCCCATATTACTTTTTTGGTCAAGTATTAGCTGCAAATTTTGAATACAAAACACCAGAAACGTTGAAACCATTAGGAAGTAAAAATGGGTATCAACACTTATATGTGGAGGCGACTGCCAAAGCTTCGGACGTTAATAGTAAATTTTCGTGGTTAAATAATCGTAAGTTTTATACCTTAACCACGGTGACTAATGCTGAGGATGATTTGATGTTTACTAGAATAGGAGCAAACGATCCTGAGTTTAATTTACGTCGGGACCCTGCATTGTTATTAAGACGAAAAAACACTAAGAACACACTTTTTGTGTCTACTATAGAAGCACATGGTAGTTATAGTCCTGTTTCAGAATCTGCTGTAAATTCAAATAGTAATATAAAAGAATTGAAAGTTGTTTTAGATACTGAAGAATATACCGCAATTGCAATAACTGATATAAACAGTGTTACTAAACTTTTTATAACAGCAAATAAAAAGGCTTCAGAAGAAGCAAAGCATACTTTAAAAATCAATGGTGTTGAATACCAATGGAGTGGTGCTTATTACTTTGAATAA
- a CDS encoding FadR/GntR family transcriptional regulator translates to MKLEVLTKNENFSLQKQIIAQIRDLINIKNLEPGDKLPAERVLSEKFEVSRSNVREAIQKLEFYGLLKSIPQSGTFVANIGVIAMNGMIEDILRLESPEFKDLVETRILLELKTVRLAALRRTEEDLEKMKLALDAYSDKVKNKENAVQEDLLFHLAIAKASGNSTMNTFMLIITPEIITNFEKYHVCDKNLSGGAIAEHQLIFDAIKNQNPVEAKQAMKNHFNELYKYCYNL, encoded by the coding sequence ATGAAATTGGAAGTCCTTACAAAAAATGAAAACTTTAGCCTACAAAAGCAAATTATTGCTCAGATAAGAGATTTAATAAATATCAAAAATCTTGAACCTGGAGATAAATTACCTGCTGAACGTGTGTTATCTGAAAAGTTTGAAGTATCAAGGAGTAATGTAAGGGAGGCTATTCAAAAATTGGAATTTTACGGATTATTAAAATCTATTCCGCAAAGCGGAACTTTTGTAGCAAATATTGGAGTCATTGCTATGAATGGAATGATAGAAGATATCCTAAGATTAGAATCTCCAGAATTTAAAGATTTAGTCGAAACAAGAATTTTGCTAGAATTAAAAACAGTAAGGCTTGCAGCTTTACGACGTACAGAAGAAGATTTAGAAAAAATGAAATTAGCTTTAGACGCCTACAGTGATAAAGTTAAAAATAAAGAAAATGCAGTACAAGAAGATTTACTATTTCATTTAGCGATTGCAAAAGCTAGTGGTAATAGTACCATGAATACATTTATGTTAATAATCACTCCAGAGATTATTACAAATTTTGAAAAGTATCACGTATGTGATAAAAATTTATCTGGAGGGGCTATTGCAGAACATCAATTGATTTTTGATGCTATTAAAAATCAAAATCCAGTGGAAGCAAAACAAGCAATGAAAAATCACTTTAACGAATTGTATAAATATTGTTACAATTTATAG
- a CDS encoding SusC/RagA family TonB-linked outer membrane protein, with product MNLKAKSALFAMLFMCIAAFAQDGVTIKGTVVDVEYSMPLPNVNVIVVGTTNGASTDFDGQYQIKVKSGDVLQFSYIGYTAQTVVVGDQKTIDVSLSVDANTLEEVVVVGYGTRKKSHLTGAVSSLGGDDVAGVQATRVDEALAGKLPGVLIQNQNGSPGADPKIQIRAASSISGNSSPLIVVDGFPISGSLATVNPNDIESLEVLKDAASAAIYGSRGANGVILITTKKGKSGKATFSYNTYTSTSSKYRKNILKSGTEWAAHAREEIAAGNWAGTVDTVDPDFLEYRLSAYEDSPGSISPEDWLFRDGNSMSHDFNMSGGSDDVSFFASIGYQKVEGVVITEGYERLNARLNIDAKLGDKFKTGVSFNGFTSDRDILGHDMRDLLRSTPVTPIYHTAESIAFVQQLDSQAQALGLEAFDDGYRGSGYEANSIYTLEPGMAAQDWHYGRNNNGIGGSGDAGPAAKLDNTERWEKTFFGNVSSYLQYSIVDGLDLKTVLGGDLKDTQYYEHRLIGYDSRARTAQTYMDQTDLKVSSVLSETTLSFAKEYGKHDISAVAGIEFQTTKYQGTALDGVNVPDGDVLNYNLFDPADITVTERDETRARESVFGRVSYAYDDRYLVSASVRRDGDSRFGANKQYATFPAFSLGWNVHKESFLEESETLSKLKLRMSYGSLGTTSFLGSYDALSLLDPSATFFGTGFLIPDNVANLDLTWQTNTETNYGVDFGVLNNRFTIGVDYYTSDIEDILINQSVSEVLGTSSIVLNSGDVRSSGWEFELNARVISNDNFSWSFGANLSTVETEITDLGGLSELPQTIYGVSGRGPVYRNYVGGGIGEMWGLETIGEVEMTYLADGSRSPNNQSGESYVVDQNGDGVIDNTRTVEDGGDLVKIGQNTPDFYWGMSHNFTYKDFDMSLQIQGSHGADVYNVDPLYYGSQWGGRLVDSFDANNDGIADHNGEFYTPNRNQTDASLQDASFVALKNLTIGYTLQQDVVDKIGLSSIRAYVAATNLLYLWADDYTSYNPEGVSTSGGDYLGPTTYGTQFGASPIVRSFTVGLNVNF from the coding sequence ATGAATTTAAAAGCTAAATCAGCACTATTTGCAATGCTCTTCATGTGTATTGCTGCTTTTGCTCAAGACGGTGTGACGATTAAGGGAACAGTGGTTGATGTCGAGTACAGTATGCCATTGCCCAACGTTAATGTTATTGTTGTAGGAACGACTAATGGTGCAAGTACAGATTTTGATGGTCAATATCAAATAAAAGTGAAGTCTGGAGATGTTTTACAATTCTCATATATAGGGTACACGGCTCAAACAGTTGTAGTTGGTGATCAAAAGACAATTGATGTATCCTTAAGTGTGGATGCTAATACTTTAGAAGAAGTTGTTGTTGTTGGATATGGTACACGAAAAAAATCACATCTTACAGGAGCAGTATCTAGCCTTGGTGGAGATGATGTTGCAGGTGTTCAGGCTACGCGAGTTGATGAAGCTTTAGCGGGTAAACTACCGGGGGTTTTAATTCAAAACCAAAATGGATCACCTGGTGCGGATCCTAAAATTCAAATTAGAGCGGCATCATCTATTTCTGGTAATTCTAGCCCGTTAATAGTTGTTGATGGTTTTCCTATTTCAGGTAGTTTAGCTACTGTTAATCCAAATGATATTGAAAGTTTAGAGGTTTTAAAGGATGCGGCTTCTGCTGCTATTTATGGTTCTAGAGGTGCAAATGGTGTTATATTAATTACAACCAAAAAAGGAAAGTCAGGTAAAGCGACTTTTAGTTATAATACTTACACAAGTACATCTAGTAAATACAGAAAAAATATTCTTAAGTCTGGTACAGAATGGGCAGCTCACGCAAGAGAGGAAATTGCTGCAGGTAATTGGGCAGGTACGGTAGATACTGTTGATCCTGATTTTTTAGAGTATAGGCTAAGTGCTTATGAAGATTCTCCAGGTTCAATTAGTCCAGAAGATTGGTTGTTTCGTGATGGTAATTCTATGAGTCATGATTTTAATATGAGTGGCGGGTCTGATGATGTAAGCTTTTTTGCTTCAATTGGGTATCAGAAAGTAGAAGGTGTTGTTATTACAGAAGGTTATGAGCGGTTAAATGCACGTTTAAATATTGATGCTAAGTTAGGAGATAAATTTAAGACAGGAGTAAGTTTTAATGGGTTTACATCTGATAGAGATATTTTAGGGCATGATATGAGGGATTTATTAAGGTCAACACCTGTAACACCTATTTATCATACAGCAGAGTCTATTGCATTCGTGCAACAATTAGATTCACAAGCACAAGCTTTAGGTTTAGAAGCTTTTGATGATGGATATAGAGGGTCTGGTTACGAGGCAAATAGTATTTATACTTTGGAGCCAGGTATGGCGGCTCAAGATTGGCATTATGGAAGAAATAATAATGGTATTGGTGGTTCTGGTGATGCTGGTCCTGCAGCAAAGCTTGATAATACAGAACGTTGGGAAAAAACATTTTTCGGGAATGTAAGTTCTTATTTACAATATAGTATTGTCGACGGTCTTGATTTAAAAACTGTTTTAGGTGGAGATCTTAAGGATACACAGTATTATGAGCATAGATTAATTGGTTATGATTCTAGAGCTAGGACGGCTCAAACATATATGGATCAGACGGATTTAAAGGTGTCATCAGTGTTAAGTGAAACAACTTTAAGTTTTGCTAAAGAGTATGGTAAACATGACATTTCAGCAGTTGCGGGAATAGAATTTCAAACAACAAAATATCAAGGGACAGCATTAGATGGTGTAAATGTACCTGATGGAGATGTGTTAAATTATAACTTATTTGATCCTGCGGATATAACTGTAACAGAAAGAGATGAAACAAGAGCAAGAGAGAGTGTGTTTGGTAGAGTAAGTTATGCTTATGATGATCGTTACTTAGTATCTGCATCTGTAAGAAGGGATGGAGATTCTCGTTTTGGAGCGAATAAACAATATGCTACTTTTCCAGCATTTTCATTAGGATGGAATGTCCACAAAGAATCGTTTTTAGAAGAAAGTGAAACATTGAGTAAATTAAAATTAAGAATGAGTTATGGGTCTTTAGGAACGACTTCTTTTTTAGGATCTTATGATGCATTGAGTTTGTTGGATCCTTCAGCAACATTTTTTGGAACAGGTTTTTTAATACCTGATAATGTTGCAAATTTAGATTTGACTTGGCAAACTAATACTGAAACTAACTATGGTGTAGATTTCGGAGTTTTAAATAATCGTTTTACAATTGGTGTAGATTACTATACTTCAGATATTGAAGATATCCTTATTAATCAAAGTGTTTCGGAAGTGTTAGGGACGTCTTCTATTGTTCTTAATTCAGGTGATGTAAGAAGTTCTGGTTGGGAATTTGAATTAAATGCAAGAGTCATAAGTAATGATAATTTTAGTTGGAGTTTTGGAGCTAATTTATCTACTGTTGAAACAGAAATCACAGATTTAGGAGGACTTTCAGAATTACCTCAAACAATTTATGGAGTAAGTGGAAGAGGACCTGTATATAGAAACTATGTAGGAGGAGGAATTGGTGAGATGTGGGGATTAGAAACTATTGGTGAGGTTGAAATGACTTATTTGGCTGATGGTTCAAGAAGTCCAAATAACCAATCTGGAGAATCTTATGTTGTAGATCAAAATGGAGATGGTGTAATTGATAACACTAGAACTGTTGAAGATGGGGGAGATTTAGTGAAAATTGGACAAAACACACCAGATTTTTATTGGGGTATGTCTCATAATTTCACCTATAAGGATTTTGATATGTCTTTACAGATTCAAGGTTCTCATGGAGCGGATGTTTATAATGTAGATCCTTTATACTATGGTTCACAATGGGGAGGAAGATTAGTTGATAGCTTTGACGCTAATAATGACGGTATTGCTGATCATAATGGTGAGTTTTACACACCAAACAGAAATCAAACAGATGCAAGTTTACAAGATGCTTCTTTTGTAGCATTAAAAAACTTAACTATTGGATATACACTTCAACAAGATGTTGTTGATAAAATAGGGTTAAGTTCTATTAGAGCTTATGTAGCGGCAACTAATTTATTGTATTTATGGGCGGATGATTATACTTCTTATAATCCTGAAGGAGTTAGTACTTCTGGTGGTGATTATTTAGGACCAACGACATACGGAACACAATTTGGAGCTAGTCCAATTGTTAGAAGTTTTACAGTAGGATTAAATGTTAATTTTTAA
- a CDS encoding cupin domain-containing protein, translated as MNRSSEKYVITKDMEWEVLGGGVSRKFLGYDNQIMMVRVKFDEGALGAPHQHFHTQATYCVSGKFEFEIDGVKQIVEAGDGVYIEPNLLHSAVCLEEGELIDTFSPVREDFLSGAEVSYFGDKK; from the coding sequence ATGAATCGATCTAGTGAAAAATACGTCATTACAAAAGACATGGAATGGGAAGTGCTTGGTGGTGGTGTGTCAAGAAAATTTTTAGGTTATGATAATCAAATTATGATGGTCAGAGTAAAATTTGACGAGGGCGCATTAGGTGCTCCGCATCAACATTTTCATACGCAAGCGACTTACTGTGTTTCGGGTAAATTTGAATTTGAAATTGATGGCGTAAAACAAATTGTAGAAGCGGGAGATGGTGTATATATTGAGCCTAATTTATTGCACAGTGCTGTATGTTTAGAAGAAGGTGAGTTAATAGATACATTCAGTCCTGTAAGAGAAGATTTTTTAAGCGGAGCTGAGGTCTCTTATTTTGGAGATAAGAAGTAA